The Manihot esculenta cultivar AM560-2 chromosome 1, M.esculenta_v8, whole genome shotgun sequence genome has a window encoding:
- the LOC110607729 gene encoding uncharacterized protein LOC110607729, whose product MRGRGRGSSSRDRGDHGRGSVHTSESENINQDLVQHTVLIPRLDQGERSTQGAASSTPASVHISATASAPIGLPPIASTATSTSASGSYGPTEHKPHISLHKPSDPIARRITLIFKEKLVANGFCWKNVPEEVKEFYWQEFKLMKIAWKKKAVEHYRSLMCSIRNGKEKRLSLTEGVMDAWQSAWGATEYQNKCKKFSNNRKSETDGQGAVPSRHCGGFISQYMHQQQMRERLSRDPLPHELFKATHKKKGTSEFVDARSKAIHDLFLTLKEQASQTDNDSTEASRIDEAQLYFEAELEDNEQVLREQNVRISSELSQVKDLLIQLVSQRQSSQPSAPDEGTSA is encoded by the exons ATGAGAGGACGAGGACGTGGATCTTCATCACGGGATCGAGGAGACCATGGCAGGGGTAGTGTCCACACAAGTGAATCAGAAAATATCAATCAAGATTTAGTACAACACACTGTTTTGATTCCTAGACTAGACCAGGGTGAGAGATCCACACAGGGTGCTGCATCATCCACTCCTGCTTCAGTGCACATATCTGCTACTGCCTCAGCTCCCATAGGTTTGCCACCTATTGCATCTACGGCTACATCTACATCTGCTTCTGGTAGTTATGGACCTACAGAGCACAAACCACATATTTCCTTA CATAAGCCTTCTGATCCGATTGCTAGGCGGATTACCTTGATCTTCAAGGAAAAGTTAGTAGCAAATGGCTTTTGTTGGAAAAATGTACCAGAAGAGGTTAAAGAATTCTATTGGCAAGAATTTAAG CTTATGAAGatagcttggaaaaagaaagctGTTGAGCACTATCGTAGCCTTATGTGTAGCATAAGGAATGGGAAGGAGAAAAGGCTATCACTGACAGAAGGAGTAATGGATGCATGGCAATCCGCCTGGGGAGCAACTGAGTATCAAAACAAATGCAAAAAATTCTCAAACAACAGAAAGAGTGAAACAGATGGGCAAGGCGCTGTCCCATCAAGACATTGTGGAGGATTCATATCTCAATATATGCATCAACAACAGATG CGTGAAAGGCTAAGCAGAGATCCTTTACCTCATGAGTTATTTAAGGCTACTCATAAGAAGAAGGGTACCTCAGAGTTTGTTGATGCACGCTCAAAAGCCATTCat GACCTCTTTCTTACTTTGAAAGAGCAAGCATCACAGACAGATAATGACAGTACTGAGGCATCTCGCATTGATGAGGCTCAGTTATATTTTGAGGCG GAGcttgaggataatgaacaagtaTTGCGTGAGCAAAACGTGCGGATTTCCTCTGAGCTCTCACAGGTGAAAGATTTACTTATTCAGCTCGTGAGTCAAAGGCAAAGCAGCCAGCCATCAGCTCCTGATGAGGGAACTTCTGCATAG